One stretch of Rattus norvegicus strain BN/NHsdMcwi chromosome 12, GRCr8, whole genome shotgun sequence DNA includes these proteins:
- the Plod3 gene encoding multifunctional procollagen lysine hydroxylase and glycosyltransferase LH3 isoform X1 — protein sequence MAASVPEPRLLLLLLLLLPPLPPVTSASDRPRGANPVNPDKLLVITVATAETEGYRRFLQSAEFFNYTVRTLGLGQEWRGGDVARTVGGGQKVRWLKKEMEKYASQEDMIIMFVDSYDVILASSPTELLKKFVQSGSHLLFSAESFCWPDWGLAEQYPEVGVGKRFLNSGGFIGFAPTIHRIVRQWKYKDDDDDQLFYTQLYLDPGLREKLKLSLDHKSRIFQNLNGALDEVVLKFDQNRVRIRNVAYDTLPVVVHGNGPTKLQLNYLGNYVPNGWTPQGGCGFCNLNRRTLPGGQPPPRVLLAVFVEQPTPFLPRFLQRLLLLDYPPDRISLFLHNNEVYHEPHIADAWPQLQDHFSAVKLVGPEEALSSGEARDMAMDSCRQNPECEFYFSLDADAVLTNPETLRILIEQNRKVIAPMLSRHGKLWSNFWGALSPDEYYARSEDYVELVQRKRVLKQ from the exons ATGGCAGCGTCAGTCCCGGAACCCCGGCttttgctcctgctcctgctgctgctgccgccgctgccCCCGGTAACTTCTGCCTCCGATCGACCCCGGGGCGCCAATCCTGTCAACCCTG ACAAACTGCTGGTGATCACCGTGGCtacagcagagacagaggggtACCGGCGTTTTCTGCAGTCTGCCGAGTTCTTTAACTACACTGTACGG ACCCTGGGACTGGGACAGGAGTGGCGAGGGGGTGATGTCGCCCGAACAGTCGGTGGAGGCCAGAAGGTCAGGTGGCTcaagaaggaaatggagaaatatGCGAGTCAGGAGGACATGATCATCATGTTTGTGGACAG CTACGATGTGATTCTGGCGAGCAGCCCAACAGAGCTGCTGAAGAAGTTTGTTCAGAGTGGCAGTCATCTGCTGTTCTCCGCTGAGAGCTTCTGCTGGCCTGACTGGGGGCTGGCAGAGCAGTACCCTGAGGTGGGCGTGGGGAAGCGCTTCCTCAACTCTGGTG gatTCATTGGCTTCGCTCCCACCATCCATCGGATTGTCCGCCAGTGGAAGTACAAGGACGACGACGATGATCAGTTGTTCTATACTCAACTCTACCTGGACCCAGGGCTGCGG GAGAAACTCAAACTTAGCCTGGACCATAAATCCCGGATCTTCCAGAACCTCAATGGAGCCTTAG ATGAAGTGGTCTTAAAGTTCGACCAGAACCGTGTGCGCATCCGAAATGTGGCCTACGACACGCTTCCTGTTGTGGTCCATGGCAACGGTCCCACTAAG CTCCAGCTTAACTACCTGGGGAACTATGTCCCCAATGGCTGGACTCCCCAGGGAGGCTGTGGATTCTGCAACTTGAACCGGAGGACACTCCCGGGGGGGCAG CCTCCCCCCCGGGTGCTTCTGGCCGTGTTTGTGGAGCAGCCCACTCCCTTCCTACCTCGGTTCCTGCAGCGCCTACTGCTCCTGGATTACCCGCCGGACAGGATCTCTCTTTTCCTTCACAACAAC GAGGTGTACCACGAGCCTCACATTGCAGATGCCTGGCCACAGCTCCAGGACCACTTCTCAGCTGTAAAGCTAGTGGGGCCAGAGGAGGCCCTGAGCTCAGGGGAGGCCAGGGACATGGCCAT GGATAGCTGTCGGCAGAACCCCGAGTGTGAGTTCTACTTTAGCCTGGATGCCGATGCTGTCCTCACGAACCCGGAGACCTTGCGTATCTTGATTGAACAAAACAG GAAGGTAATAGCTCCCATGCTTTCTCGCCACGGCAAGCTCTGGTCCAACTTCTGGGGGGCCCTGAGCCCCGATGAGTACTATGCCCGCTCCGAAGACTACGTGGAATTGGTGCAGCGGAAGCGAGT cctgaAACAATGA